In one window of Tumebacillus algifaecis DNA:
- a CDS encoding spore maturation protein, with protein MMGLVQVIAAWTLPVIIAFIPTYAYFFRKIPVYETFIDGAKGGLPTVIKLMPHLVGMLVAVSVFRESGALDLLISALNPLLVPLGVPPEFLPMALLRSISGSGSMAIMTDIFQAHGPDSFLGKLASTMQGASDTTLYVLTVYFGSVGIRNARYAVKVGLLADLASVIASLAVVHLIFH; from the coding sequence ATGATGGGACTGGTTCAGGTCATCGCCGCGTGGACATTGCCTGTGATCATTGCCTTTATTCCGACCTATGCCTATTTCTTTCGCAAAATTCCTGTTTATGAAACGTTTATCGACGGTGCCAAAGGCGGCCTTCCGACGGTGATCAAGCTGATGCCGCATCTGGTCGGCATGCTCGTCGCCGTCAGCGTGTTTCGTGAATCGGGCGCGCTCGATCTGCTGATCTCTGCGCTCAACCCGCTTTTGGTACCGCTTGGGGTACCGCCCGAATTTCTACCGATGGCGCTGTTGCGCTCGATTTCAGGGTCCGGTTCGATGGCGATCATGACCGACATTTTTCAGGCGCACGGCCCCGACTCGTTTCTGGGAAAGCTGGCCTCGACGATGCAAGGCGCTTCAGACACCACACTGTATGTGCTGACCGTCTATTTTGGCTCGGTCGGCATCCGCAATGCCCGTTATGCCGTCAAAGTCGGACTGCTGGCCGACCTCGCTTCTGTCATCGCCTCGCTTGCCGTTGTGCATCTCATTTTTCATTAA
- the resB gene encoding cytochrome c biogenesis protein ResB: MQAETKKQKKQKSLFDYVWDFFASVKVAIIIIVALALTAILGTIYPQENAIPSPNPQYYYMDTYGKMGDLYYRLGLSDMYNSWWFLTLVLMLAISLIICSIERVVPLYKSLKNQPIARKVIAIRSDRLYAVKEAAGEADIDTLAAALKKKRYKVSREAGALLAEKGRLPRFGAYIIHIGLLIIIAGVFVRLIPGAYFSDMVWLKQGERQYIEEVGFSLQNNGFDLEFYDSDQTRVKKYETDVAVYVGDEEKVKKHLIVNEPLKFNHTLIYQNSYDPNPMFKRGAVELFEKASGKSLGTFEINFDDPQQEYKVGEYTLTMINYYPDIKVDPEKGGVFTNSRDAYNPGLQLKIAKPGGEAQTQWMMPLAPFVEEMLGKDYQYKLQLVQVELFNMTGLRLQKDLGIPVVYSGCAVVLWGLVLCFYFQHRRIWARLEDGVLHIGANTSKNWLGMNKEFNKATAGIGIEPVVVKSKSKAKPIQTATSQSDANQGKEGTEQ, from the coding sequence GTGCAAGCTGAGACAAAGAAGCAGAAGAAGCAAAAGAGCCTCTTTGATTACGTCTGGGACTTCTTCGCTTCCGTCAAAGTCGCGATCATCATCATCGTCGCGCTCGCTTTGACGGCGATCCTCGGGACGATCTACCCGCAGGAAAATGCGATTCCAAGCCCCAACCCGCAGTATTACTACATGGACACCTATGGAAAAATGGGTGATCTCTACTATCGCTTAGGCTTATCCGATATGTACAACTCCTGGTGGTTCTTAACGCTTGTGCTGATGCTTGCGATCTCGCTGATCATCTGCTCGATCGAGCGCGTGGTACCCCTGTACAAATCATTGAAAAACCAGCCGATTGCCCGCAAGGTGATCGCGATACGCTCCGACCGCTTGTACGCTGTGAAGGAAGCGGCTGGGGAGGCGGACATCGACACGCTGGCCGCCGCTCTCAAAAAGAAACGTTATAAAGTCAGCCGTGAAGCGGGAGCCCTGCTCGCCGAAAAAGGCCGCCTCCCACGATTTGGTGCCTATATCATCCACATCGGACTTTTGATCATCATCGCAGGCGTCTTCGTTCGTCTGATTCCGGGTGCGTATTTCTCGGATATGGTCTGGTTGAAACAGGGAGAGCGCCAGTACATCGAAGAGGTCGGTTTCAGCCTGCAAAACAACGGTTTTGACTTGGAGTTTTACGATTCTGATCAGACGCGAGTGAAAAAATATGAGACGGATGTCGCGGTCTACGTTGGCGATGAAGAGAAAGTGAAAAAGCATCTGATCGTCAATGAGCCGCTCAAATTTAATCACACGCTGATTTATCAAAACTCGTATGATCCCAATCCGATGTTCAAACGGGGGGCTGTCGAACTGTTTGAAAAGGCGTCGGGCAAGTCGCTCGGCACGTTCGAGATCAACTTTGATGATCCGCAGCAGGAGTACAAAGTCGGGGAGTACACGCTGACGATGATCAACTACTACCCGGATATCAAAGTCGATCCGGAAAAGGGTGGCGTGTTCACCAACTCGCGTGACGCGTATAACCCGGGGTTGCAGTTGAAGATCGCCAAACCAGGTGGAGAAGCGCAAACGCAGTGGATGATGCCTTTGGCACCGTTTGTTGAGGAGATGCTCGGCAAGGATTACCAGTATAAATTGCAACTGGTGCAAGTCGAACTGTTCAACATGACCGGTCTGCGCTTGCAAAAAGACCTAGGAATTCCGGTTGTCTATTCCGGTTGTGCGGTCGTCTTGTGGGGTCTCGTACTCTGTTTCTACTTCCAACATCGCCGGATTTGGGCTAGACTTGAAGACGGAGTGTTGCACATCGGTGCCAACACCAGCAAAAACTGGTTGGGCATGAACAAGGAGTTCAACAAGGCGACGGCTGGAATTGGCATTGAGCCTGTCGTTGTCAAGTCGAAGTCCAAAGCGAAACCAATCCAAACAGCAACATCACAATCTGATGCGAATCAAGGGAAGGAGGGAACTGAGCAATGA
- a CDS encoding YhcN/YlaJ family sporulation lipoprotein: METLARNATYLLLVTALAATVVGCNRLADPTPLPARETQDTRADKGMQSYGGYRSPTEDRMISTDHSASAMNAHSRKPFSARGMAYELEALESIREAAVIITGTKAYVGIQAADGHLPPELPQTIVSKIRQMHTLVDQVHLTEDAQAFDVLKGYSQALEQGQPLSRYESQFRNVVQSGSWMTGS; this comes from the coding sequence ATGGAAACATTGGCTCGAAATGCGACCTATTTGTTGCTCGTAACAGCGCTTGCGGCGACAGTTGTCGGATGCAATCGGCTGGCCGATCCGACTCCGCTGCCTGCGCGCGAGACGCAAGATACCCGCGCAGACAAAGGCATGCAATCGTACGGCGGGTACCGCTCGCCGACGGAAGACCGCATGATCTCCACAGATCATAGTGCTTCGGCGATGAACGCACACAGCCGCAAACCTTTTTCCGCACGCGGGATGGCCTATGAACTGGAAGCGTTGGAATCGATCCGAGAGGCCGCGGTGATCATCACAGGCACCAAGGCATATGTCGGCATCCAAGCTGCAGACGGCCATCTCCCGCCCGAACTACCGCAGACGATCGTCAGCAAAATTCGTCAGATGCACACATTGGTCGATCAGGTTCACCTCACCGAAGACGCGCAAGCTTTTGATGTGCTCAAAGGCTATTCCCAAGCGCTGGAACAAGGGCAGCCATTGAGCCGTTATGAAAGCCAATTTCGCAATGTGGTGCAAAGCGGTTCATGGATGACAGGTTCCTGA
- a CDS encoding redoxin domain-containing protein, protein MSSQSNRTKVITIVVLFIAALGILAAVVNFNQNDGAVSLEMGHTAPDFTLETLDGKEVSLSDYRGKVVMINVWASWCEPCRNEMPAIEKAYETYQDQGLVVLGVNLKEKRVPIQGFADTYDLTFPILLDVEGHVGMDLYKVKPIPTTFFVDRDGVLRHRAELPMSFSYIESIAKPLLEARR, encoded by the coding sequence ATGTCCAGTCAATCGAACCGAACAAAAGTTATTACCATCGTGGTCCTGTTCATCGCGGCGCTCGGGATCTTGGCTGCTGTGGTCAACTTTAATCAAAATGACGGCGCGGTCTCTTTAGAGATGGGCCATACTGCGCCAGACTTTACGCTTGAGACGCTGGATGGCAAAGAAGTCTCGCTGTCCGACTATCGGGGCAAAGTGGTCATGATCAACGTATGGGCTTCGTGGTGCGAACCATGCCGCAATGAGATGCCTGCCATCGAAAAAGCATATGAGACCTATCAAGACCAAGGGCTGGTCGTTCTCGGTGTCAATCTGAAAGAAAAGCGAGTTCCGATCCAAGGATTTGCGGATACTTACGACTTGACCTTTCCGATTTTGTTAGATGTAGAGGGTCATGTGGGCATGGATCTGTACAAGGTAAAGCCGATCCCCACCACATTTTTTGTAGACCGTGACGGCGTATTGCGTCACCGCGCGGAACTGCCGATGTCCTTTTCCTACATTGAAAGCATCGCGAAACCGCTCCTTGAAGCTAGGAGATGA
- a CDS encoding ATP-binding protein yields MIRNSVTGKLWLTIIGLFTVVLLLLSIFLEQLFDSYFFQTEQDRLQIRTHHMADVIVNYSQDVAMVVLQELALEESALVRLVQPPDSDYLIAKLSIKQLEQLRTGNTVIERGYSPTWDPDASQKDLSFWVLQPLINRGQIGGLLYVVQPISASTAMEKVQDLLFFSAGIAIVLATGLAFVVSRNLSIPIVQMNKIAERMMQGDFSGKVQVLTGDEVGRLGLTVNTLAHKLEENIDDLEREKEQLASIITSMSDGVISADLNGAITLANPPARRYIRAQQMAEIGHPSDKQLPKDLYACEQQVMQSGQTLIDELNWQGRVLIVTMAPLYEKDGDSLRGVVAVLRDVTDERALDKMRRDFIANVSHELRTPLAMMQGYSEALLDEFGDDPEQREELTNIILDETHRMRRLVNDLLDLAQLESGQFQMHEVQVDMGVLIRRVGRKFSTVAHERNVTLHVNVLQNSDPATVLGDADRLEQVFTNLLDNAFRHTPKGGMITLSLAREDSFLRIGVQDTGEGIPPDDLPYIWDRFYKVDKARTRSKGGTGIGLAITYNIVKSHHGDIVVDSVIGQGTAFNVLLPRDTGGNV; encoded by the coding sequence GTGATTCGCAACAGCGTTACAGGTAAGCTTTGGCTGACGATTATCGGACTCTTTACCGTCGTATTGCTGTTGCTCTCGATCTTCTTAGAACAATTGTTTGACTCTTACTTTTTCCAGACGGAACAAGATCGCTTGCAGATCCGCACACATCATATGGCCGATGTGATCGTCAACTACTCACAGGATGTGGCAATGGTAGTCTTGCAGGAGTTGGCCTTGGAGGAGAGCGCGCTGGTCAGGTTGGTGCAACCGCCAGATAGCGATTATCTGATCGCTAAGCTCTCAATCAAGCAACTTGAGCAATTGCGCACGGGAAACACGGTGATCGAACGCGGTTATTCACCGACCTGGGACCCGGACGCAAGCCAGAAAGATCTTAGCTTCTGGGTGCTTCAGCCGCTGATCAATCGTGGTCAGATCGGCGGTCTACTCTATGTCGTGCAGCCGATCTCAGCCTCGACCGCGATGGAGAAAGTGCAGGATCTGTTGTTCTTCTCGGCTGGGATTGCCATCGTGCTCGCGACCGGGCTCGCGTTTGTCGTTTCGCGCAACTTGTCCATTCCGATCGTACAGATGAACAAGATTGCAGAGCGCATGATGCAGGGAGATTTTAGCGGGAAAGTACAAGTCCTCACCGGAGACGAGGTGGGTCGGCTCGGACTGACGGTGAACACGCTCGCCCACAAGCTTGAAGAGAACATCGACGATCTGGAGCGAGAAAAAGAACAGCTCGCCTCGATCATCACGTCGATGAGTGATGGAGTGATTTCAGCCGATCTCAACGGTGCGATCACATTGGCCAACCCCCCGGCCCGCCGCTACATCCGCGCACAGCAGATGGCCGAAATCGGTCATCCCTCCGATAAGCAATTGCCAAAAGATTTGTACGCCTGTGAGCAACAGGTGATGCAGAGCGGTCAAACGCTTATCGATGAGCTGAACTGGCAAGGCCGGGTGTTGATCGTCACGATGGCGCCGCTCTATGAAAAAGATGGAGATTCGCTACGGGGTGTCGTCGCTGTCTTGCGCGACGTGACCGACGAGCGGGCGCTCGACAAGATGCGCCGCGACTTTATCGCCAACGTCTCCCATGAGTTGCGCACCCCGCTTGCCATGATGCAAGGTTACTCGGAAGCGTTGCTCGATGAATTTGGCGACGATCCTGAGCAGCGCGAGGAGTTGACGAACATCATCCTTGATGAAACGCACCGCATGCGTCGCCTCGTCAACGACCTGCTCGATCTGGCACAGTTGGAGTCAGGCCAGTTCCAGATGCACGAAGTTCAGGTCGATATGGGGGTCTTGATCCGTCGCGTGGGGCGCAAATTCTCTACGGTCGCCCATGAACGCAATGTCACGTTGCACGTCAACGTGCTTCAGAACTCCGACCCGGCGACCGTGCTGGGGGACGCCGACCGTTTGGAACAGGTGTTCACCAACTTGCTCGACAATGCGTTCCGCCACACTCCAAAAGGCGGAATGATCACGCTGTCTTTGGCCCGAGAGGATTCATTCTTGCGCATCGGCGTACAGGATACGGGCGAGGGGATTCCGCCTGATGACCTGCCCTATATCTGGGATCGTTTCTACAAAGTGGACAAAGCCAGAACGCGGAGCAAAGGCGGCACTGGCATTGGCCTCGCCATCACCTATAACATTGTGAAAAGCCATCATGGCGACATCGTCGTGGACAGTGTGATCGGGCAAGGAACTGCCTTTAATGTGCTCTTGCCACGCGATACAGGCGGTAACGTATAA
- a CDS encoding response regulator transcription factor: protein MKNPKILVVDDEERIRRLVRMYLERNAFEVEEAEDGQEALDKALENQYSLIVLDLMLPGMDGRDVCAALRQQNNETPIIMLTAAGDEMSRIHGFELGADDYVVKPFSPRELVMRVKSLLKRAMQATDKEAPASVSSVLTFKSLTINLDSRRVLCDGEEVSLTPKEYELLCYLAQRPEKVFSREELLRDVWNYQFYGDQRTVDTHIKRLREKLGKASEQAATMIVTVWGVGYKFEVAE, encoded by the coding sequence ATGAAGAACCCCAAGATTTTGGTGGTCGATGATGAGGAGCGCATCCGTCGTCTGGTGCGCATGTACTTAGAGCGCAACGCATTTGAAGTCGAAGAGGCGGAAGATGGTCAGGAGGCGTTGGACAAGGCGCTGGAAAACCAATACTCCCTGATCGTGCTCGACTTGATGCTTCCGGGCATGGACGGTCGTGATGTCTGTGCCGCTTTGCGCCAGCAGAACAACGAGACTCCGATCATCATGCTGACCGCAGCAGGTGATGAGATGAGTCGCATCCACGGGTTTGAACTGGGGGCGGATGACTATGTGGTCAAACCGTTCTCGCCGCGCGAACTGGTGATGCGCGTCAAATCCTTGCTCAAACGCGCCATGCAAGCGACCGACAAAGAAGCGCCGGCATCTGTCTCTTCCGTTTTGACATTCAAAAGCTTGACGATCAACTTGGATTCGCGTCGCGTGCTCTGCGATGGGGAAGAAGTGTCTTTGACTCCAAAAGAATACGAACTGCTCTGTTACTTAGCACAGCGTCCGGAGAAAGTGTTCTCGCGTGAAGAACTGCTGCGCGATGTCTGGAACTACCAGTTCTACGGGGATCAGCGCACCGTCGATACGCATATCAAGCGCTTGCGTGAAAAACTGGGCAAGGCGTCGGAGCAGGCGGCCACGATGATCGTCACCGTCTGGGGTGTCGGATATAAATTTGAGGTGGCCGAGTGA
- a CDS encoding YhcN/YlaJ family sporulation lipoprotein: protein MNVYTRSKGWLMILTALALVGCGNQGAAPAKQQPQPQQQGDQVEIKTTPAERKPNPKQVSETNKPNYTVRAPQVQVAGNQGQESAEQQADSLANIMTRIPGVEHASVLIAGKMALVGLDLHPSITGSQIDSIKFSAKEAVERNGDGYRALVSADLDTVTRARTLIRDIQHGKPMTAISNEIADIVSRLIPEM, encoded by the coding sequence ATGAACGTTTACACTCGAAGCAAAGGTTGGCTCATGATTCTAACCGCACTAGCGCTCGTCGGCTGCGGCAACCAAGGAGCTGCCCCTGCTAAACAACAACCGCAGCCACAGCAACAAGGCGACCAAGTGGAGATCAAAACAACGCCTGCCGAACGCAAACCTAACCCCAAGCAAGTGAGCGAAACGAACAAACCGAACTACACGGTGCGCGCCCCACAGGTCCAAGTGGCCGGCAACCAAGGTCAAGAAAGCGCAGAACAGCAGGCTGACTCGTTAGCGAATATCATGACCCGAATTCCTGGCGTAGAGCATGCCTCCGTATTGATCGCCGGCAAAATGGCATTGGTTGGTCTCGATCTGCATCCCAGCATCACCGGGTCACAGATCGACTCGATCAAATTTTCGGCCAAAGAAGCGGTAGAACGTAACGGCGACGGCTATCGTGCCCTGGTATCGGCCGACCTCGACACCGTCACGCGGGCACGCACTTTGATCCGCGACATACAACACGGAAAACCGATGACCGCGATCTCAAATGAAATTGCTGACATCGTCTCTCGCCTGATCCCGGAAATGTAA
- the ccsB gene encoding c-type cytochrome biogenesis protein CcsB, translating into MMTASSILFGSTLVAYFLSAILYVVGVTGSKMKGSAGKANVWTKWGYIAAIAGVLFQLTAMITRGVAAGFTPVSNMFEYMSFWAFTIMLAFVVINFFYKVPGLGAFVVPVGLTILAYASVFPREVKPLIPALQSYWLSIHVTTAALGEGILTISFAAGLMYLLVVTDVSKKSLSAKFLEFVVYLFLAMVSFIAVSLSFRIGGYELIAQVADSAFLYKMPPFVGPSGTELGSLTTFLGIALPLFNAPSWMEGANASVQFNTIIWTIAGSLVLYGLLRLIARKPLVITISRWVRGLDADMLDEMSYRAVAIGYPVFTLGALVFAMIWAQEAWGTYWSWDPKETWALITWLYYTAYLHLRLRQGWDGARTAWMAVAGFVVILFLLVGVNLLIQGLHAYA; encoded by the coding sequence ATGATGACAGCTTCGAGCATTCTCTTTGGCTCGACCCTTGTTGCTTACTTTTTATCGGCGATCCTTTATGTAGTCGGCGTAACAGGAAGTAAGATGAAGGGCAGCGCAGGGAAAGCGAACGTATGGACGAAATGGGGTTACATCGCCGCGATTGCAGGGGTGTTGTTCCAGCTTACTGCGATGATCACCCGCGGTGTTGCGGCCGGCTTCACGCCCGTTTCCAATATGTTTGAGTATATGAGTTTTTGGGCCTTTACGATCATGTTGGCCTTTGTCGTTATCAACTTTTTCTATAAAGTTCCGGGGCTAGGCGCTTTTGTCGTGCCGGTCGGCCTCACGATTCTCGCCTACGCGTCGGTGTTTCCACGCGAAGTCAAGCCGCTGATTCCGGCTTTGCAGTCATACTGGCTCAGCATCCATGTGACCACAGCTGCACTTGGTGAAGGGATTTTGACGATTTCCTTTGCAGCCGGGCTGATGTACTTGCTCGTCGTCACCGACGTGAGCAAGAAGTCGCTCTCTGCTAAGTTTTTAGAGTTTGTCGTCTACCTGTTTCTTGCCATGGTTTCGTTTATCGCGGTATCGCTCAGCTTCCGGATCGGCGGTTACGAATTGATCGCCCAGGTGGCAGATTCGGCGTTTTTGTACAAAATGCCGCCGTTTGTCGGACCGTCTGGAACGGAACTTGGCTCTTTGACCACGTTCCTCGGCATTGCTTTGCCGCTGTTTAATGCACCATCGTGGATGGAAGGTGCGAACGCTTCCGTCCAGTTCAATACCATCATCTGGACGATTGCAGGCTCTCTGGTGCTTTACGGCCTGTTGCGTCTGATCGCAAGAAAGCCGCTCGTCATCACGATCTCCCGCTGGGTGCGCGGACTTGATGCAGACATGCTTGACGAAATGTCCTACCGCGCTGTGGCGATCGGCTATCCGGTGTTCACGCTCGGCGCTTTGGTCTTCGCGATGATCTGGGCCCAAGAAGCGTGGGGTACGTACTGGAGTTGGGACCCGAAAGAGACATGGGCCTTGATCACCTGGTTGTACTACACCGCCTATCTCCATCTGCGCTTGCGCCAAGGTTGGGATGGCGCTCGTACCGCATGGATGGCGGTCGCGGGCTTCGTGGTCATCCTGTTCCTGCTCGTCGGGGTCAACTTGCTGATCCAAGGCCTGCACGCCTATGCATAA
- a CDS encoding pseudouridine synthase, with protein MERLQKVLAQAGVASRRKCEEIITAGQVQVNGVVVTELGTKVNPHQDRIEVNGVPITSEEKVYIMLNKPIGVVSTASDPQGRKTVVDVVGADQRVYPVGRLDLDTSGLLLMTNDGELANGMMHPRHEIDKTYRAWVRGNVNSEAAKQLASGVELEDGPTAPAKVKIVQVGNGETQIEITIHEGRNRQVRRMCEAIGHPVKSLHRVQVAFLKLGRLRYGEMRSLTPAEVDRLYAVTGIKR; from the coding sequence ATGGAACGGCTGCAAAAAGTGCTGGCCCAAGCGGGAGTGGCATCCCGACGCAAGTGTGAAGAGATCATCACAGCAGGTCAGGTACAAGTGAATGGCGTCGTCGTCACGGAGCTTGGCACCAAAGTGAATCCGCACCAAGACCGCATCGAAGTAAACGGCGTGCCAATCACGTCCGAAGAAAAAGTATACATCATGCTCAACAAGCCGATCGGCGTCGTATCGACCGCTTCTGACCCGCAAGGCCGCAAGACGGTCGTCGATGTGGTCGGCGCCGATCAGCGCGTGTACCCGGTCGGCCGCCTCGATCTCGACACGTCAGGATTGCTTTTGATGACCAACGACGGGGAACTGGCCAACGGGATGATGCACCCCCGGCATGAGATCGATAAAACGTACCGCGCTTGGGTGCGCGGCAACGTGAACAGCGAAGCGGCCAAACAGTTGGCCAGCGGAGTAGAGTTGGAAGACGGACCGACCGCCCCGGCCAAAGTGAAGATCGTCCAGGTCGGAAATGGCGAAACGCAGATTGAGATCACCATTCACGAGGGGCGTAACCGGCAAGTCCGTCGGATGTGTGAAGCGATCGGTCATCCAGTCAAATCGCTACACCGCGTTCAGGTTGCTTTTTTGAAACTTGGCCGTCTGCGTTATGGAGAGATGCGTTCGCTGACTCCGGCAGAAGTGGACAGGTTGTATGCGGTCACTGGAATCAAACGGTAA
- a CDS encoding CoA-binding protein yields the protein MFQNPTDQQLVDLLQNSKTIAVVGLSGDPEKASYQVAAYEQSQGYEVVPINPTVESVLGRKAQHILTEVEGPIDIVNVFRRSGEVATIVDQAIEIGAKAVWTQLDIVDETAAKKAQDAGLVVVMDKCLKVEHRRLLGKENNDSK from the coding sequence ATGTTTCAAAACCCCACCGATCAGCAACTTGTTGATCTGCTCCAAAACAGCAAAACGATCGCCGTGGTCGGCTTGTCGGGCGACCCCGAGAAAGCCAGCTATCAAGTGGCCGCTTATGAACAGTCGCAAGGTTATGAAGTAGTGCCGATCAACCCGACAGTCGAATCTGTGTTGGGTCGAAAAGCTCAGCACATCTTGACCGAAGTCGAAGGGCCGATCGATATTGTCAACGTTTTTCGCCGCAGCGGTGAAGTGGCAACCATCGTCGATCAGGCGATCGAAATTGGTGCGAAGGCGGTCTGGACACAGCTTGATATCGTCGATGAAACAGCGGCGAAAAAAGCGCAGGATGCTGGACTGGTCGTCGTGATGGACAAGTGTTTAAAAGTCGAGCATCGTAGACTGCTCGGCAAAGAAAACAACGATTCGAAGTAA